A window of Quercus robur chromosome 12, dhQueRobu3.1, whole genome shotgun sequence genomic DNA:
TGAaattctcttctcaaaaaaatctttttcatattttttagacatataaaaacaaatctgggttttttgtcatcaaaaaaccatttttttagttcttaaaaacaGATCTGGTTTTTCAGTCatcaaaaaaccatttttttttaattcttaaaaacatatctgatatttttcaaatcaaaagactttgttttatgtaataaacacaaattggaattttttatctccaaaaaccatttttttagattctcaaaagcatatttgattttctttacaaactaaaatcaatttcttttaatCCCCAAAATAGATCTGGATTTTCCACCAAGAaccattcttttttattattacaaaagatatgatattttcaaaatcaaaataagatcaaatttttttatcactaaaacaaatctgaatttttttaaacaaagaagaggattcattcataaataaatttgcatgatttagttttgtttcacatgttcaacatatcattcatatcATGCATAAAGGGTACATAGGTaacaagagtctagaagactagaCTCTGTCTGAgcagaatgggtgcctaacaccttcccattccataaCCTAGCCTCCGAATTTAGCTTTTTGGATAAGTAGATCTAAGccttgtctttattttattttgggtagaatgtaactaggacaaaaaacTATGTATTTTtgatagattgtaactaggacccaaatccatgtaattttcaaattttcaattatgtaatcttttttattcaatcaatgaaaggATACTAttcaattatgttttatttatttatttatttatttgtataaaaaataagtggagACTTCACATGACTTACACAAAAAGAAAAGTGCCCTAAAAAATACCCAAATCTGTTTTTTTGAGAGACACCCCAATTTTGGCGGTCTTTCACAACTATTAGCAAATTTATTCCTAACACTCCCTCTCAGATCCAATCTTAGCTCATCAAAAAATGTCAAGTCAAACACCTCCATCAAACCCCACCACAGATCCCTACCAATACCTCCAAATAGTAAATAACTCTGACGGCACCATCACACGCCACCGCGAAATCCCAAACACCCTAGCCACACCAGATCCCGACCACCCCACTCCAGTTCTCTCCAAAAACATCCCTATaaactaggggtggcaaatgggtgggtttggggtggacataattgggttgggtatataaaacttatttacctattaaaacccatttaactaattgcttttaacccaaatccaacccaacccaattattatgggtaaaccccaacccaccctaatacccaatgatcaaaattaccaaaatgccactaaagtgaaaatgaagcttcaattttttacacacacacacacacacacacacacacatatatatatatatatatatattaaagtagtaacctttttttttttttttaaattttcccaagtttaatctaataatttaattttcccaagtttttttttttttttttttttttttttttttttttttatgataaaattttttaatcgaTTTTTTTAAACCAGTAACTTTTTTCCAGAACTGTTTTTCATTTATCTACTCCGATTTTCCATCACTTTCCTTCATTTTCCTTTCCAACCTTCCAAACAGAGAATAAGCCAATAAACATCAATGGAGAAATTCAAAACCTTAGAAATCTTGTAGAAAACCCCAAACTCTCGTGTCTTCCACCTCTACCTGAACCGTCCATCTCATCGCAACGCACTTTCACGCAACTTCTTCTCCGAATTCCCCAAAGCCCTCGCCTCCCTCGACCAAAACCCTAACGTCAACGTTGTAGTCCTCTCTGGCGTCGGAAACCACTTCTGCGTTGGGATCGACCTAGGAACCCTAGGCTCGATCTCCAAAAATTCCGACTCCGATGACCGCAAACGCGGTGGAGAGAAGCTCCAGAGACATATCAAGTACCTCCAGGACGCGGTCATCGCGATCGAGCTGTGCCGGAAGTCAGTGATTGCTAGTATCCAAAGGGCGTGCATTGGCAATGGAATTGATATCTTCACCGCTTGTGacataaggttttttttttttgtgggaaagactgggttgaatttgggtgtattgtttttgggttcaatgagtttttagttaaaacccaataattcctgggtctaattgggttgatgccTATTTAACCCAATTAGTAATTTAGTGAGTTTGGGTGAACAAATGGGTTTGAAATCACTTTGCCACCCCTACTCTAaaccaatcaaacaaaacctGGATCAGAATATTCCTACCCAAACAAACACCCGATAATACCTTTCCTTCCAAACTGCCTCTCATAGTGTACTTCCATAGAGGAGGGTTCATTCTTTACAGTGCATCCCCAACAGTGTTCCATGACTTTTGCGCAAACATAGCCATTGATGTCAATGCTATCATCGTATCAGTTGACTATCGTCTTGCTCCTGAGCATCGTTTGCCTGCAGCTTACGATGATGCTGTGGAACTGGAAACACTGCACTTGATCAAAACCAACCAAGATGAATGGCTTACGAAATATGCTGATTTTTCTGACACTTATTATGGGTTCTAGTGCAGGCAGCAACGTGGCCTACCATGCGGGACTACGTGTAGCTTCCGAAGTTGAAAATCTTGAGCCTTCGATAATAATCAAAGGACTAATACCGCACCAACCATTTTTTGGTGGGACCAGAGGACTTAATAAGAACTAAGACTGGTCAGTGATTCTGTGTTGCCACTGTTTGTGAATGACCTTATGTGGGAGCTGTCGTTGCCAATTGGCGTTAACCGTGATCATGAGTATTGCAATCCAACGGTGGGTGGTGGATCTCAGAGGTTGGAGTCTTGGAGAAGATTAGATTGCTGGGATGGAGGGTCTTGGTGATTGATTGCAAAGGGGACCCACTGATCGACCGTCAGATTGAGCTGATTAAGATGATGGAAGAGAAGGGTGTAGTTGTAGTGAGTCAATTGGACGAGGGTGGTCACCATGGTGTAGATCTTCAAGGCCTGTCCAGGGTTAAGGCAATGCATGTGGTCTTAAAGAATTTCATGCTACCTTTCTTGGTTGTCTAGGAAAAATAATGGGTCTgctttattttagaaaaatcatatagtaaaattactaaatttacTTGTTTTTcgttatttttggtttcaaatttcaatatattGAAATAGAGCACTGCCTTAATTTGTTATTGTTTAATTCATATTTCAAATCTCATATATATTAACACTGCTATAGAAAATGTAGGTATATGTTAAGGAAGATATtacgtttacaatatttttacaacaaattacaggtggttagttgttattggttcaaatttcaaattaacgctaaaattacttttttgcctcaaTAATatcaactagtaacaacttgtcacttagaatttgttataaaaatattgtaaacatatcatttctcatattttaaatgtttttaggACTTATACCCGCATTTTTAgaacttatagttttttttttttgtgtgtggaagtATTGTTtcatttagcatttttcttttctatgaatGAGATTTTATGTTTCCTTtagttctctctctcattacaTACCCGATATATCATATACTCTCTTATGTTcttaaagttaaaaataaataaataaatgatcgACCAACTAACCACTAAATTAAGAAGTAGCAAAGCACGGAAGATTGCTAAGCAGACACTATATTTTATTTCGAATAACAACGACCCTTTACATTTGGCTCAATTTAGTCATAAAGATAAAGTTTTATAGGCTATTGATAAGTTCAATATATGGCAACGGCCAAGAAAACATGCCAAACTGAGATTTCATTTTTGGTACAAAAAATATGAATACAAAAATCTTTATCATGAAAGAGATATATAGTAAGATTAAAGACTAAATTAATCTCTTCTTCACATGCCCGTTTGATCATATATTGAATTTATAGGATAATTTAAAGATGGTGTTGTCCAGAAAGCCTTGATGATGAATAGGATACTCTTTAAGAGTCTTATCAATtcctataaaaaagaaaaagaaaaaaaagagtcttaTCAATTGGGCAATACAGAACTGGAAAGGAAAAAGTACTTTAAGGGCTGATTGTTGTAATCAAGGACGGAACCACATTGAGGTTGGAGGGCCATGACCCcctcaactttttaaaaaatttcacttctatatatatgtacacaAAAAGTTTAAAGATTACACCCCAAAATTTATATTCTTGGCCCTCCTAcccaaagaaaattacaaattgacCCTTGAaatccaaaaggaaaaatagaccGATTATTTGACCTACCCTTTTGCCCAATTGGCCAATTGTCTCaagaataacaacaacaacaacaacaaaaacttaaaacaaataaaaataccCAACTAAACAAATCATAGATCTGGATAATAAGAATACCctttagacaaaaaaaaaaaaaaaaaaaaaaaaaaaaaaaaccatcatttAACAAATCAAAATCTGTTCTATACAACAaacataccaataaaaaaatcataaaccacAAATTCTCTCACTCAGTCAAGATTAGGAGAAAATATAACTTTCATTCTTCTATTCACCGCTCCACTCCAATGACATCGATTAATGCCACCAACCGCTGTACAAAACAATCCGTTAGCATCTCCACCTCTTGGTCAATCCCCtatctctgactctctctctctctctatatatatgatGTCTTGTGAAGAGTGAGTAGACGTATGGCTATAATTTATCTATCAGAAGATAAGAATGTGTAATAAATTATAGGGGTAATTACACACTTCTCTTTTGAGGTTTGGGGAAATGACATTCTACCCCaaacttgaagggaaaaaatatGTTTTCCTCCGGTTAACATCTGATTGACCAAACttagttaaattaatatttaagatgttgtgtgtgaattttgcttggtattttttttttcttttttcaatgggTTATAGAGAGATTTTTCATTACAAGTGTTTTGGTGCAtgataaattttgcatttttattctaaatttatcaatttttttaactaattattgttaaatttttgtaaagagattcttataaaaatttagaatatttcattactaatataaacaaaaagggggaggagTGTTAATTTATTCAAATCTCAAGGAAGGCTTGGGGTGAAGTGTCATTCcttcaaatttataaaagagTGGAGTAtaattacctaaaaaaaaagaaaaaaaaaaagaaaagaagaaagacagAAAGAGAAACTCATTTAAGTAGACCTTTTAGTTCtttttcaaactattttattGTTAGGGTCTAGCTTTGTCTCTAAGACagacaaaaatttgaagagtGCATGTAAGTTGAGGTTGccaattttgttttggtttatcAAATTATTGTTAACCTTCTTACTTTCTAATCTTTCCCTTTTCTCTTTAATAATTTCTGGCTATTTTCTTTCCCATGGATGATATCAGTGCCAACTAGTTGTAATTTTATTGCAAGTGATATGCTTCACGCATATTATTGCTGAAATTTATTAAACTAATTGAGTCAAATTAAAACATTGACCCAATTAACGAAGCCACATGTGACTGTGAGTTGGGAATACCACTCTGATTCCTCAACAACTATTATTAGCAAATTTATTTCCTACACTCCCTCTCAGATCCAGTCTCAGTTCATCAAAAGGAGTCCAAAAATGTCAGGTCAAACACCTCCATCAAACCCCACCACCACTGATCCCTACCAATACCTCCAAATAGTCAACAACTCCGACGGCACCATCACACGCCACCGCAAAATCCCAAACACCCCAGCCACACCAGATCCTGACCACCCCACTCCAGTTCTCTCCAAAGACATCTCTCTAaaccaatcaaacaaaacctGGGCCAGAATATTCCTACCCAAACAAGCACTCAATAATCCCTCTTCTTCCAAACTGCCTCTCATAGTTTACTTCCATGGTGGAGGGTTCATCCTTTACAGTGCATCCTCAACAGTGTTCCATCACTTTTGTGCAAACATAGCAATTGATGTCAATGCTATCATCGTATCAGTTGACTATCGTCTTGCTCCTGAGCATCGTTTGCCTGCAGCTTACGATGATGCTGTGGAAACGCTGCACTTGATCACAACCAACCAAGATGAATGGCTTACAAAATATGCTGATTTTTCTAACACTTTTATTATGGGTTCTAGTGCAGGTGGTAACGTGGCCTACCATGCAGCACTACGTGAAGCTGATCAAATTGAAAATCTTGAGCCTTTGATAATCAGAGGGCTGATATTGCACCAACCATATTTTGGTGGGACCCAGAGGACTGAATCAGAGCTAAAATTGGCCAATGACCCTGTGTTGCCACTGCCACTGTTTGTGAATGACCTTATGTGGGAGTTATCGTTGCCAATTGGCGTTGACCGTGATCATGAGTATTGCAATCCAACGGTGGGTGGTGCATCTCAGAGGTTGGAGAAGATTAGATTGCTGGGATGGAGGGTCTTGGTGATTGATTGCAAAGGGGACCCACTGATTGACCGTCAGATTGAGCTGGTTAAGATGATGGAAGAGAAGGGTGTAGTTGTGGTGAGTCAATTTGACGAGGGTGGTCACCATGGAGTAGATCTTCAAGACCTGTTCAGGGCTAAGGCACTGAATGTGGTCTTAAAGAATTTCATGCTAACTTCCTAATTGGCTATCCAGGAAAAATAATGGGTCTGCTTTAtcttagaaaaatcaaaaaataaattactaaatttacTTGTTTTTCGTGATTTTTGGTATCGATTTTCCATATATTGAAATGGAGTGCTGGCCTAATttattattgttgaattcatatctcatatatatatttcttttcatATACCCATTGATGGAGCAACTAACCACCAAGCTAAGAAGTAGCAAAGCACAGAAGATTGCTAATCATGCAACAAAGTATAGAAGAAGCAGAACACTATATATTATTTCGAATAACAACTACCCTTAATTTACATTTGACTCAATTTAATTAGTCATAAATATAGAGTTTTATAGGCTATTGTTAAGTTCAATGGCTACGGCCGAGAGGACTTGGCCAAACCAAGATTTCATTTTTGGgacaaaaatatgaaaacaaaaatctttaCCATGAAAGAGATATATAGTAAGAATAAAAGCTAAATTAATCTCTTCTTCACATGCCCATTTGCTCAAAGAATTTAGAGAATAATTGAATTAAAGATGGTGTTCTTGCTCAAAGAATTTAgaggataatttaattaaagatGGTGTTGTCAAGAAGGCCTTGATGATGAATGGGATACTCTTATCAATTGGGCAATACAGAACTGGAAAGGAAAAAGTGTAAGGGCTGATTGTTGTAGGCTAGGCTTTAGTGCTGGTATATACCATGTTAAGCACCAAAAAATTGTGAGAACAGAGGAACAAATTTTAGGGGTCATAAAGGATTAGGTAAAAAACTGGATTGAAAGTTGTGAGAACAGAGGAACAAATTTTAGGGGTTATAGAGAATTAGAAGAAGAACAGGATTGAAAGTAAAGGTGTATATCCCAGCTCTAGTATATTTTTCTTCAACATATGGGGCATCTCAGATGTTGTATTTAAGCCTAAAGTTTGATTTGTGTGGCGGTACTGCACACTCCAATTGATGTAGATTGATAGATTCTTCTTCTTGTTATTTTGGTTTGTTGGTTGATGGGATTTTGTCCTAGTTCTCAGCCTTTGGGTAGTCAGTCTCAATTGTGTAGTTTAGCTACTGTTGTCTTCTTGTTGTTGGCCATGTTGCTGCCTTTGGCTGTTGTGGCTGGTTTTCCAATCTGTTGCTTAGTATAATTCACTTGATTATCAGAAAAAGAGAAGCTAAATTaattcatgaaaaataaaactgaaTTTCTATTCAATATTAACCAAatataaataagagaaaaaactTAAGATAATTACTTTTTAATACACATGAATTTATCAAGAGCCTTATAATTTAGTGGCATAgtctattcttttttattaggaGAACCATGATTCAAATCCCTCCTTGTtgtattatttacttatttaaaaataaataaatacatttgAACTCATTATATATCCACTATTCTTACACAAAAGTATCAAAAATCAACGAGttgccaaataaaataaataaataccatATTAGAATTGTTGTTGAAATTGATTTTACCAAAAGATGTGGCAGAAATGAGGCATGGACCGAGTCACTATCTTGAGACAAATCGT
This region includes:
- the LOC126707921 gene encoding carboxylesterase 1-like, with protein sequence MSGQTPPSNPTTTDPYQYLQIVNNSDGTITRHRKIPNTPATPDPDHPTPVLSKDISLNQSNKTWARIFLPKQALNNPSSSKLPLIVYFHGGGFILYSASSTVFHHFCANIAIDVNAIIVSVDYRLAPEHRLPAAYDDAVETLHLITTNQDEWLTKYADFSNTFIMGSSAGGNVAYHAALREADQIENLEPLIIRGLILHQPYFGGTQRTESELKLANDPVLPLPLFVNDLMWELSLPIGVDRDHEYCNPTVGGASQRLEKIRLLGWRVLVIDCKGDPLIDRQIELVKMMEEKGVVVVSQFDEGGHHGVDLQDLFRAKALNVVLKNFMLTS